In Desulfoferula mesophila, the genomic window TGCGTGCTGGGTCTCACCGGCGGCATCTGTCCCATCGCCCGTTGCTCCAAGCGCATCTTCAACGGACCCTGCGGCGGCTCCACCAAGGGCAAGTGCGAGGTCAGCCCGGATATCGACTGCGCCTGGCAGCTTATTTGGGACCGCCTGAAACAACTGGGCCAGACCGAGCTCTACAGCCAGATCATGGCCCCCAAGGATTGGCGCACTGCCCGTGACGGCGGCCCGCGCCGCATCGTCAGAGAGGACATGGCGATATGAAAAGCGACAGCAATCTGGAAAAAGTCCTTGCAGCGGGCAACTTCGCGGTAACCGGCGAGTTGGGTCCGCCCCGCGGGGCCAACCTGCAGGCCATCAAGGACAAGGCCTCCCACCTCAAGGGCATGGTGGACGCGGTCAACGTGACCGACAACCAGACCGCGGTGGTGCGCATGGCCTCCTGGGCCGTGAGCTTGGTGCTCAAGGAAATGGGCATGGAGCCCAACTACCAGATGGTCTGCCGCGACCGCAACCGCCTGGCCATGCAGTCGGACATTTTGGGCGCCGCCGCTCTGGGCATCAACACCATGCTGTGCCTGTCCGGCGACCACCCCAGCTTCGGCGACCATCCCCAGGCCGCCAACGTGCACGACATCGACTCCATTCAGCAGATCCAGATGGTCGCCAACATGCGCGACCAGGGCCGTTTCCAGGGCGGGGCCGAGATCGACACCCCTCCCCGCCTGTTCGTGGGGGCGGCGGCCAACCCCTTTGGCGATCCTTTCGAGCTTCGGGTTTTGCGCCTGGGCAAGAAGGTCGCGGCCGGGGCTGATTTTATTCAGACACAATGTATTTACAATATGGAGCGTTTCGCGGAATATATGCGTCAGGCGGTCGACATGGGCCTGACCGAGAAAACCAAGCTCCTGGCCGGGGTGACCCCGCTCAAGAGCGCGGGCATGGCCCGTTACATGGCCAAGAAGGTGCCGGGCATGGACGTGCCCGACGAAGTGGTCAAGCGCATTGCCGACCAGCCCAAGGACAAACAGGCAGAGGAAGGCATCAAGCTGCTCTGTGAACAGATAGAGCAACTACGCGAAATGCCCGGCGTGGCCGGTATTCACCTGATGGCTATCGAATGGGAGCATCGGGTACCGGAGATCGTGGAGCGGGCCGGCCTGCTTCCCCGGCCACAGGTCTAAAGGCTCCGCGCCCCTCCCGGGCCGGACAGCAAGGAGGAGGCCGTATGGCCGACGGTAAATACGTGTTGGTGGTAGATGACGACCCGGATCTCGTTGAATCGGTAGCCATGAACCTGGAGGCCAAGGGCTTCGAGGTGGGCAAGGCCTACGATGGGGTGGAAGGCCTGGAGAGCGTCAAAGCGCGGCGGCCCGACGTGGTGGTGCTGGACGTGATGATGCCCCGCAAGGACGGCTACGAGGTATGCGCCCAGCTGAAGAGCGACAGCGCTTTCAGCGGTATTCCGGTGATTCTGCTCACGGCGGTGGGGTCGGCGGTTAACTCCACCTCCTATACCCACCGTGACGGGATGACCACCGAGGCCGACGAATACATCGCCAAACCGGTGGATCTGGACCAGCTCGCCGAGCTGGTGGCGGAGCTGGCCTAGACGGCCGCCCGGTGAGCCGGTGCCGGCCATGAAGCGGCTGCGCATAACCGGCTGGAAACAACGCCGGAACCTCAGCTTGCTGGCTGTGAAGGGGTGGCCCTGGGCCGGGGTTAACGCTCTGGCCGGGGCCTTTACCCAGGCTCGGATCAACCTGCCTTTTCTCCTGATGCACGGGGGCAAGGGCGGGGTGCGGGTCGGTTTGTGCTTGGAGACGGCCAATAGCCCCCAGGCTCTGGCCCTGGCCCAGGAGCTGGCCCAGGCCCATGGCTGGCCGACGCCCCGGGTGCGCGAGCCGGTAATCGCCCTCACTTTCTACCCTCTGGCCGCGGGCATGGCCCTGCCCGCCCAGGCCCTGGCCTGCCTGGCCACCGTTGGCCTCAAACCCCTGGCCCTGGGCACGTCCCTGGCGGCCATGACCGTGATCCTGCCCGAAGACCAGCTCGCCGCGGCCGTGGAGGCCCTGGGTAGCCGTTTCGACCTGCCGCCGGGGGGCTCGCCCCCGGAGGAGCAGGTGAGCGTGGTGCAAAGCCCGCTGTCCAGGGAGGGCTGATACATGGAAACCGTGGCGGTGTATTTTGAAAGGCCGGTGCGCACCTACGGGCTCAAGCTCCGCCTGGGCGACGTCGCCATGGCTCTGGAGTGCAGCGCCGCCGCCCTGGCCGAGCTCACCGAATCACTGGCCGCCCTGGACCCTCCCATGCAGCTGGTCTCCTGCAGCCTGGTGTGGGAGGACGATCTGGCCCTGCTTCAGATCTGCCTGCCCCGGGATCAGGCCCCGCGCCTGGAAGAAGCCGCGGCCCTCTCCGGCGCGGTGATCACCGAGCGCGGCCCCACCGCCTTGATCAATTTGCAAGGTCCCCATTTCGGCGACCGCTGGGGCCTGGCCTCCGAGGCCCTGAGCGGCCTGGAGGCGGCCGGTGTGGAGCCCCTGGCCCTGTTGGGGGTGACCCACACCTTGCAGGTGACCCTGGCCCCGGAACACGGCGAGCCCGCCCTAGAGGGCCTGGGACAATGCTTCTGCGCCCCGGGAGGCCGCAATGACTGAGCAATTGCCCATGGCCGAGCCGCCAAGCCTTACGCTGAGCGACAGCCAGTACCGGCGCATTTTTCAGTACCTGCCCATTCCCACCATACTTTTGGGCCCGGACAAGCGGGTTCTGGCGGTGAGCAAGAGCTGGTTGCAGCGCTACGGCATGAGCCAGGAACAGGTCTTGGGCCACCTTTGCTATGAGGTCTACCGCCGGGGCAACCAGCCCTGTCCGGCCAGCGTGTGCCGCTTTCCGGCGGCCATGCAGGGCCAGCAAGGCCTGTTCAACGCCCACGAGTATCAGGATTCGCGGGGGCACTGGGTGGTGGAGGAAGTCCACCTCAGCCCCTTTACCGACGAACTGGGCAAGGTGCTGGGGGTCATCGAGTCGGTGCGCGACATCTCCGAGGCCAAGCGCCTGGAGGCCAGCCTCACCGAGACCAACGAGCTTTTGGGGGGGCTGCTCAACTCCATGCTGGGGGTGGTGGTGGCCGCCGACCTGGAGGGCAGGGTCTTGTTCGTCAACCGCAACTCCCTGCCGGTGATGGGTTACGCTCCCGAGGAGCTCATGGGCAAGACCTTGTGGGACCTGAGTCCCCACGAGGAACTCAAACGCCTGCGAAGCATCCTGGACGCCAGCGACGGCCCGGTGCGCGGGGTGCGCACCCACCTGACCAAAAAGGACGGCGAGATCGTCCCGGTGGTGGTGAACCTCAACTATATCTACCGCGAGGGCAAGCCCATCGGCACCCTGGGCATCATCCGGGACCAGCGGGAGCGGGCCAAGATAGAGCGCCACCTCAGCTCGGCGCGCATGCAGGTGGTGCAGTCGGACAAGCTGGCCATGCTGGGGCGCATGGCCGCCGGCGTGGCCCACGAGCTCAACAACCCCCTCACCGGCATCACCATCTACGGCGAACTGGTGCGCGACCAGCTTCCCCCGGACCATCCGGTGCAGCCGGACCTGCAGCGCATCATCGAGGACGCCGAACGTTGCCGCGACATCGTGCGCGACCTGTTGGACTACAGCCGCCAGGGCAGCATCCAACTGGAATCGCTGGACTTGAGCCAGCTGGTGGAGGAGGCGCTGGCCCTGACCCACGCCGACAGCCAGGGATGGCACGTGGAGGTGGTTACCGAGTGGTATCCCGAGCCCCTGATCATCCAGGGCGACCGCCAGCTCTTGCGCCAGGTGTTCATCAACCTGATCTCCAACGCCTATGACGCCATGGAGGGCCGGGGCAAGTTGACGGTGCGCACCTATCTGGACGATGAGGGCATGCGCTGCGCCGAGGTCGGCGACAGCGGCAGCGGCATCGCTCCCGAATACCTGACCAAGGTGTTCGATCCCTTTTTCACCACCAAGCCGCCGGGGCAGGGGACCGGCTTGGGGCTCAGCGTGGTGTTCGGGGTGATCTCGCGCCACGAGGGCAAGATTTTGGTCAAACAATCCGGGCCCGAGGGTACCACCTTTTTGGTGCGCCTGCCGGCCCAGGCGCCCAAGACCCTGCTGGATTTTGCCAGCACCATGCGCAGCGATCCAGAGGACGAGGAGATCGGGTGAGTATTCAAATAACGCGCCGTATTTTGGTGGTGGACGACGAAGAGCGGGTGCGCCTGGCCGTGCAGCGGGTGCTCACCGAGGCGGGCTACGAGGTGTACCTTGCCGCCGATGGGGCCGAGGGCTTGGCCATGGTGGAAAAGCATGGCCCGGACCTGGTGTTGGTGGATTTGATGATGCCGGTCATGGACGGCATGGAGTTCTTGGATCAGGCCCGCCGCCGCTACCCGGATCTCACCTCGGTGGTCATCACCGGCTTCGCCACCTTGGAAAAGGCGGTGGAGGCTATGAAGCAGGGGGCCGACGACTTCTTGGCCAAGCCCTTCAAGCCCCAAGACTTGCGCATGGTGGTGGAGCGGGCCTTCCGCCGGGCCGACACCCTGCAAAATATTTCCATCGAAAAAAGCCGCACCAGGGCCTTGGTGGCGGCCATGCGCAACGGGGTCCTGGTGGTGGACGCCGGGGGCGAGATCGCCCTGGTCAACCCGGTGCTGGCCAAGCTCCTGGGCAAGTCCCAGGAGGAGTTGCAGGGCCGCTCCTGCGGCGAGGCCCTGCCTTGGCCCGCGGTGTGCCAGTGCCTGGAGCAGGCCCTGCAGCCCATCCCCAGGGAGCTGACCAGCGACGATTGCCGGGGGCAGGTGAGCCTGGGCCAAGGCGACGACGCCACCTATTTCCAGGTGACCTGCGCGCCCTTTTACGACGCCCGGCGCAGGCCCATGGGCGCGGTGGCGGTGTTCGACGACATCACCGCCTGGCGCCGGCTGGACCAATACAAGAGCGAGTTCGTCTCCACCGTGGCCCATGAGATCGTCAGCCCCCTGTCCGCCGTGCTGGGGCAGTTGCAAAACCTGAACAAGGGGCTTTTGGGCCCTTTGGAGGAGCCGCAAAAGGAGCTGCTGGGCCGGGCCCGGGAGCGCCTGGAGTCCATAGCCAAGCTCAGCCGTGACCTGTTGGACCTGTCCAAGATCGAGGCCGGGGGCATGGGCCAGGTGAGCCGGGTGCAATTGGCGCCGCTGTTCCAGGAGGCGGTGGACCAGCTCATGGGCCGGGCCCAGGCCAAGAGCCAGAGCCTGGAGCTGGAGATAGACGACAACCTGCCCGAGGTAATGGGCGTGGGCGAGGAGCTCTTGCGGGTGGCCACCAACTTGGTCAGCAACGCGGTCAAGTACACCCCCCAGGGCGGCCGCATCCGGGTGCGGGCCGCGGGCGGCGACGGCGAAGCGGTTCTGTCGGTGCAGGACAACGGCCTGGGCATCCCCCCCGAGGAGCAGGAGGCCATCTTCCAGCGCTTCCACCGGGTGAAAAACGCCGACACCCGCCAGATACCCGGCACCGGACTGGGCCTGGCCATCGTCAAGCGGGTGGTGGAGAGCCACGACGGCCGGCTGGAGCTGACCAGCGAGCCGGGTAAGGGTTCCACCTTTACCCTTTATCTGCCGGCAGCTCCGCAATAGACCGGCGCGTCCGGCTGCGCCAGCCACCGGTATACTGCGTTGCTGGCTTCGCTCAAGCCTCGACGTAGGTTTCCCTACGCCTGCGGCTCTCGCTCGCCAGGCGCCTTGTCTCCCGGCGGCTGGCTGTGCCGGACTTAATCAGAAACCAGCTGACGTGGCGGGGCTGAAGCCTTATCTATGCGGACAGAATAATTCCTGATTGATCGGTTTCCCGGCGGGTACTACCTGAAAATCCCCCTAGGTATCATGGGTGAGTGCAATCTTCTCCAGCATGGTAACCAGCCCCACCCCCAGGGTGTAGATGCTCTCAATGGGCAGGTTGTCGGTGGCCGTGGCGTCAAAGCACAGGTTCAAGGTGGATTCCATACCGTCTTCCGGGGGCCAGTAGCGGATCAGCAGGGGCAGCTTGGGCAAGGGCCATAGCACCACCCTCAGCTCTGCCGAGCCTTCCTCCTCCACCGCCTGGGCCCCGAAGATGTCGATGACCCACTCCATCAGGTCGCGGTGCTCGTCGATCACCTTTTGCAGCGGCTTTTCGCAACGCTGGCCGAACAGCCGATGCCAATCCTCGCCCCCGGGTAGTTCCCGCAGCAGCTTCCAGCGCCCCAGCGGGTCCTTGCCTTGGCCCAGGCTCACGTAATTGAGCATGGGCTCGGCCAGCCAGGCGTTGACGTGGCACTGGGAAGCCAGGGAGCCGTCCGGATCCACGGTGAAATCCTTGCCCAGACACTTGAGCACCAGGCGCTTGCCGTTGTGGGTGCAGCCCAGCTGGCCTGCCTTGGCGGCCAGATCCACCGCGGCCACCCTGGCCTTGAGCGGGGCCATGGCCCGGGTCAGCTCTTCCTGGGGGTCGGCAGCCTGGCCCAGCTCTCGGGCCAATTCTTCGCGCACCTGGGGGGCCAGGTCCGGGCAGGCGCTCAGGAGCTTTTGCCCCCGCATGGCCGCGGCGGCAAAGGCCAGGCAGGCGGCCATGCCGCATTTCTTGCAATTGGTCTGGGGCAGATGCTTGTAGAGGTCCAGATAGCTCTTGAGGGGGGACATGCCAATTCGCTCCCTGTTTGGCGCCGTGATCCTGGCTTAAGCCTACTACCAACCAGGGACCAGTGAATCACCCGAACGGGTGACACGCTTTTTAGACCAATCCCTGCCTGGCGGCCCACACTGCCGCTTGCGCCCGGTCGTTGACCCCCAGCTTGTTGAAGATGTTACCCACGTGACGCTTCACCGTGTTCTGGCTGATGCCCAGCACCTTGGCGATACTGGGCTTGGACAAACCCTGGGCCACCAGGCGCAGCACCTCCAGCTCCCGTTTGGTCAGGGAGGCGTCCCCCTGGGGCTGAAAGGGCAGCTCGCCCAACTGGAACCGGTTCATCTCTTCCAGGGAGCGCTCCAGGGTCAACACCTCGTCTTCCAGGCGGGACTGGCGTTTTTTGCGGTGGGTGATGTCAAAGCTGATGCGGGCGGCAAAGGCCACCGCTCCCCGGCGGTCCAGGATGGGATAGGCCCTGGCCTCGCGCCATATCTCCCGGCCCTCGCTGGTGAGCATATGGCGCTCAACCGCCTGGGGCCGGCCTTGGGCGAACATGGGTTTCACCGGACAGGCGCGGGTGCAGGGGGTGTCGCGCCCCGCGAATATCTGATAGCAGAAGTGGCCCACAGCCTCGCTTTCGGACCCCGGGGTCTCCATGAGGGGCTCCTTGCACCAGATCACCCGATAATCGCGGTCCACGATCATCAGCGAATCACCCAAATTGGCCAGGATTTCCCAGGCGGTAAGGGCTGGGGCGGAGCTTGGTCTGGGGCTCACCGGGGTCTCCTTTCGGGCCTGGCAAGGATGTCCGGGCCTTGGTTGTTTATGGCACGGCGCGGGCCCGGCATCAAGAATAAGCGGGTTTAGGCCAGGGGGTGGCGTGCGCGCGTGTGCAGACGCCTGCACAACCAAACCGCCAGGCCGAGGGCCAGAAGCGCTCCCCCGGCCACGGCGAAGTGCTCCAAGTCGGGCTCGCGCCAGATGTGGCCTAGGCGATGGGCGAACACGGTGATGGCCAGAACCACCGGGATCATGCCCAAGAGGGTTCCCACGGCGAAGCATCCTAGACGGAAGCGCGAAGCGCCCGCCACCAGGTTGATCAGGGTGAAGGGGGCCACCGGCAAAAGGCGCAGGACGACGATGGTGGCCACCCCGTGGTCGGCCAATTCGCTGCTCAACCGGCCGGCCTTGCCGCCGGAAAACCTGTCCAAGGTATAATGGCCGGCGACCAATCCCAGGCCATAGGCCGCCAGGGCGCTGGACAGGGCCCCGCCCAAGGCGTAGACCGCGCCCAGCCAGGGGCCGAAGATCATACCCATGGCCCCGATGAGCAAAACCACCGGCAGCATCACCAGGCCGCCCACGAAAAAAACCGCCAGGGCGGCCAGGGGAGCCAGGGGCAACTCGCGCATGGCGGCGGCCCAGCGCTCCAGGCTTTGCTCGTCCAGCATGCCGCTCAACGGCCCCCACCGCCAAAAGGCGCAAAGGGCCAGCAGCGCGGCGGGAAAAATGGCCGCTTTGAGCCACTTGACGTGGCCGGACGGAGCCGGGGGGTATGGCGGGTGCTGTGAATGAGTCGCGACGCCTTGATCAGCCATGCCTGTTCACTCCAGGATTGCTCCGCTCAAACCGGGCCAAGCATAGCAATTATCAGGGCCGCTGAATAGGCCGTTGTGCCTTGGGGCCGCTGAAAGCGCCGCGCCCGCTGGGCCGCCTCCCTGGCCGCCGGAGCGGGTTGATGGTACCCTTGCCGCCGAAAGTGGAGGACGCCCATGGAATTACAGGTGCTATTGGGAACCGCCCTGTCGATCGGCTTCATACACACGCTCATCGGGCCGGATCATTATTTGCCGTTCATCCTCATCGGACGGGCCCGGGGGTGGTCCCTCGGCAAGGTGATCCACCTCACCTTTTGGTGCGGCATCGGCCACGTGCTGAGCTCCGTGGTCCTGGGGGTGCTGGGGGTGGCTTTGGGCGTCGCGGTGGGCCTGTTGGAAGGCGTGGAAACCCTGCGCGGCGACATCGCCTCCTGGCTGCTCATCGGCTTCGGGGTGGCCTACGCCGCCTGGGGCTTGCGCCTGGGCCTGCGCTCCAGCGAGCACCAGCATCCCCACCCCCATCCCCACGAGCACCCCCACGAGGCCGATCCGGACCCGGGGCATCCCCACGAGAGCGACCACGGCCACGGCCACGACCCCGCGCAGGTGCACACCCACCAGCACCAGCACTCCCACAGCCATCTGGGCCGCCACGTGCACCTGCACGGCGACCCCAAGACGGTGACTCCCTGGGCCCTGTTCATCATCTTCGTGCTGGGGCCCTGCGAACCGCTGATCCCCCTGCTGATGTACCCGGCCGCCCAGGGTTCCTGGTGGGACCTGCTGTGGGTCACCTGCGCCTTCGGGGTGGTCACCGTGGGCACCATGGTGGCGGTGGTGTTTTTGATCTCCAAGGGCCTGCTGCACCTGGACCTGGGCTGGATGGAGCGCTACGTGCACGCCCTGGCCGGGGTGATCATCGCCCTGTCGGGCCTGTCCATCAAGCTCCTGGGTCTGTAGTCCCACCGCCCAGCAAGGGGTTCAGATAGGGGCCCTCGGGCATCACCGCCACCCGGCGGTGGGAAGCGCACAGCTCGCCTACCGTGGCCGGCAGATCCTCCACCCACTCCAGGCCAAAGGAACGGGCCTCCTCGGCCGTTAGGCCGGGGGCGTAGACCAGCACTCGCCCCGGATGTTCCATGCACTGGAAATAGGCCTGGGCTCCCCATTGGTCGATGACGAAGTTGGCCGGATCGGCGTGACGCTCCTTGAATCCCTGGAGCGTGCCGCACGCGCGCACCATGCGGCAAAATTCCTCGCCACCCAGTCCCTGGGCGCAATTGGTCACCCACAGCACCGTGCCGCCGGGCCAGACGATGCCCCTGGCCGCCAACAGGCCCTTGGAGGCCTGGTACAGGGTTTCGTCCAGGGGATGGCCCCCTCCGCTGGTGATCACCAGGTCAAAGGGCTCGTCCACCGACACCACCGTATGGCTGGCGGCCAGGGCGCAGCCCAAATGGTGGGCCTGGGGAAAGCTCCCGGCGAACACCCCCAAAAGACGGCGGCTACGGTCTATGACCACGTTGAGCATGAAGTCCAGGCCCGCGGCCCGGGCCACCCGGCCCACCTGCTCCTGAAAGGGGTTGTCGGCCAGCACCCCAGCCCGCAGGCCGGGGTGGGCGATCATGCGGTAGGAGTGCATGAAGTGCATGGTCTTGAGGGCCGATATGCCCGGCAGGATCGACTTGCCTCCCCCGGAGTAGCCGGCAAAGGGGTGGGGCTCGATGAGCCCGGTGACTATTTTCAGCTCGGCCGCCAAATAACGCCGGTTCACCGCGATGGGCTGGCCTTCGATGGTGTCCACCACCTCCAGGGAGGCATCGTCGCGGCAGTCGTGGTTTACCACCGGCCAGGCGGCGGCTATCTCCGGCCCCAGCAGCTCCTCCAGCTCGGTTCCCAGATTGGGCCGGTGCATGCCCGTGGCGATAAGCAGGGTGATGCCCTCGCGGGGCACCCCGGCGGCCAGCAAAGTCTCCAGCAGGGGAGGCAGCAGCAGGCGGTTGGGCACCGGGCGGGTTATGTCGCTGATCACCACGCAGGCGCTTTTCTTGCCTCGGGCAAGCTCGGTCAGGGGCGGCCCGCTCTGGGGACTGGCCAAGGCCCCGGCCACCTCGGCGGCCGGGTCGGCCAGGACGGGCAGCTCCCGCCCGGAGAGTAAATGGACGCCCCCCGGCAACTCCAGGGTGATTTCGTGGCGGCCGCAGGGTATGGCAACGCTGGGCATGATCCCTCCCTCTGGGTATTTGGCTCTACTATAAACCAGGAATGCGATTAGTGCCCAGGTCACTACAACACTGGAACCAGAGGCCTAAAAGAGTTATGCTTGGGCCGGTTGCCCTTACAGATTTTTCATCCCGGCATCAACACCCAGCGCCAACCTCGCTTGGGGGCGCCTGCCTCCGGCCGTAGCCGATACTTAATAAACGGGAAGGGGAGTGACATATGAGGAACAAACTTTGGCTGCTGCTGGCCCTGGTGGCCGCCTTGGGCCTGGTTTTGGGAGCCGGCCCGGCCATGGCCAAAACCATCAAAATCGGCCTCCTCGACTGCTACAGCGGTCCGCCCAGCACCTATACCAACGACGTGCGCGACGCCTTCAAGATGCACATGGACAAGGTGAACGCCAAGGGCGGCATCTGGGGCAACAAGTTCGAGGTCATCACCCGCGACACCAAGTTCAAGGTGGACCTGGGGCTGAGCCAGGCCAAGGAACTGATCATGCGCGAGGAGGTGTCCATGCTGGTGGGCACCATCAACAGCGCCCTGGCCCTGGCCCTGGCCGACCTCTGCCAGAAGGAGAAGATCCCCTTCTTCGCCACCTTCAGCAAGAGCGCCAAGATCAGCGGCGAAAAGGGTAACCGCTACGTTTTCCAGATCACCGAGAACACCGCCATGGTGGGCAAGGCCGCCGGGGCGGCCCTGGCCAAGAAGCCCTATATCAAGTATTGGATCGCGGGTGACGACTATGAGTACGGCCACGCCGTGGGCGAGGGCGTATGGAAGCAGCTCAAGAAGCTCAAGCCCGAGGTGCAGCTGTTGGGCCAAAGCTGGTGGAAGGTGGGCGAGCCCGACTTCACCCCCTACATCACCGCCATCTTGGCCGCCAAGCCCGACGCGGTGATCATCGCCACCGGCGGCCGCGACTGCGTGCCCTTCCTCAAGGCCGCCCAGGCCACCGGCTTCAACAAGAAGGTCCCCTTCTTCATGCACACCGCGGCCGAGCTGGCCACCCTGCGTCCCGTGGGCAAGAACGCCCCCGAGGGCGTGCTGGGCACCAGCAACTACTTCTTCTATTATCCCGACAGCGCGGCCAACAAGGCCTTTGTCAAGGAGT contains:
- a CDS encoding DUF3786 domain-containing protein; the encoded protein is MSPLKSYLDLYKHLPQTNCKKCGMAACLAFAAAAMRGQKLLSACPDLAPQVREELARELGQAADPQEELTRAMAPLKARVAAVDLAAKAGQLGCTHNGKRLVLKCLGKDFTVDPDGSLASQCHVNAWLAEPMLNYVSLGQGKDPLGRWKLLRELPGGEDWHRLFGQRCEKPLQKVIDEHRDLMEWVIDIFGAQAVEEEGSAELRVVLWPLPKLPLLIRYWPPEDGMESTLNLCFDATATDNLPIESIYTLGVGLVTMLEKIALTHDT
- a CDS encoding TVP38/TMEM64 family protein, coding for MLDEQSLERWAAAMRELPLAPLAALAVFFVGGLVMLPVVLLIGAMGMIFGPWLGAVYALGGALSSALAAYGLGLVAGHYTLDRFSGGKAGRLSSELADHGVATIVVLRLLPVAPFTLINLVAGASRFRLGCFAVGTLLGMIPVVLAITVFAHRLGHIWREPDLEHFAVAGGALLALGLAVWLCRRLHTRARHPLA
- a CDS encoding ABC transporter substrate-binding protein, with the protein product MRNKLWLLLALVAALGLVLGAGPAMAKTIKIGLLDCYSGPPSTYTNDVRDAFKMHMDKVNAKGGIWGNKFEVITRDTKFKVDLGLSQAKELIMREEVSMLVGTINSALALALADLCQKEKIPFFATFSKSAKISGEKGNRYVFQITENTAMVGKAAGAALAKKPYIKYWIAGDDYEYGHAVGEGVWKQLKKLKPEVQLLGQSWWKVGEPDFTPYITAILAAKPDAVIIATGGRDCVPFLKAAQATGFNKKVPFFMHTAAELATLRPVGKNAPEGVLGTSNYFFYYPDSAANKAFVKEFQDVYHRLPTVGALYGYITAQLITQAYQKTKSLDTEKFIDAVENATVQTPVGPVQLRAEDHQALLPMYMGVTKKSNQYDFLVAHDIVTIPPAEAAPDLDEIMKARGK
- a CDS encoding PAS domain-containing sensor histidine kinase, which codes for MTEQLPMAEPPSLTLSDSQYRRIFQYLPIPTILLGPDKRVLAVSKSWLQRYGMSQEQVLGHLCYEVYRRGNQPCPASVCRFPAAMQGQQGLFNAHEYQDSRGHWVVEEVHLSPFTDELGKVLGVIESVRDISEAKRLEASLTETNELLGGLLNSMLGVVVAADLEGRVLFVNRNSLPVMGYAPEELMGKTLWDLSPHEELKRLRSILDASDGPVRGVRTHLTKKDGEIVPVVVNLNYIYREGKPIGTLGIIRDQRERAKIERHLSSARMQVVQSDKLAMLGRMAAGVAHELNNPLTGITIYGELVRDQLPPDHPVQPDLQRIIEDAERCRDIVRDLLDYSRQGSIQLESLDLSQLVEEALALTHADSQGWHVEVVTEWYPEPLIIQGDRQLLRQVFINLISNAYDAMEGRGKLTVRTYLDDEGMRCAEVGDSGSGIAPEYLTKVFDPFFTTKPPGQGTGLGLSVVFGVISRHEGKILVKQSGPEGTTFLVRLPAQAPKTLLDFASTMRSDPEDEEIG
- the larA gene encoding nickel-dependent lactate racemase, producing MPSVAIPCGRHEITLELPGGVHLLSGRELPVLADPAAEVAGALASPQSGPPLTELARGKKSACVVISDITRPVPNRLLLPPLLETLLAAGVPREGITLLIATGMHRPNLGTELEELLGPEIAAAWPVVNHDCRDDASLEVVDTIEGQPIAVNRRYLAAELKIVTGLIEPHPFAGYSGGGKSILPGISALKTMHFMHSYRMIAHPGLRAGVLADNPFQEQVGRVARAAGLDFMLNVVIDRSRRLLGVFAGSFPQAHHLGCALAASHTVVSVDEPFDLVITSGGGHPLDETLYQASKGLLAARGIVWPGGTVLWVTNCAQGLGGEEFCRMVRACGTLQGFKERHADPANFVIDQWGAQAYFQCMEHPGRVLVYAPGLTAEEARSFGLEWVEDLPATVGELCASHRRVAVMPEGPYLNPLLGGGTTDPGA
- a CDS encoding ATP-binding protein, with the protein product MSIQITRRILVVDDEERVRLAVQRVLTEAGYEVYLAADGAEGLAMVEKHGPDLVLVDLMMPVMDGMEFLDQARRRYPDLTSVVITGFATLEKAVEAMKQGADDFLAKPFKPQDLRMVVERAFRRADTLQNISIEKSRTRALVAAMRNGVLVVDAGGEIALVNPVLAKLLGKSQEELQGRSCGEALPWPAVCQCLEQALQPIPRELTSDDCRGQVSLGQGDDATYFQVTCAPFYDARRRPMGAVAVFDDITAWRRLDQYKSEFVSTVAHEIVSPLSAVLGQLQNLNKGLLGPLEEPQKELLGRARERLESIAKLSRDLLDLSKIEAGGMGQVSRVQLAPLFQEAVDQLMGRAQAKSQSLELEIDDNLPEVMGVGEELLRVATNLVSNAVKYTPQGGRIRVRAAGGDGEAVLSVQDNGLGIPPEEQEAIFQRFHRVKNADTRQIPGTGLGLAIVKRVVESHDGRLELTSEPGKGSTFTLYLPAAPQ
- a CDS encoding methylenetetrahydrofolate reductase; amino-acid sequence: MKSDSNLEKVLAAGNFAVTGELGPPRGANLQAIKDKASHLKGMVDAVNVTDNQTAVVRMASWAVSLVLKEMGMEPNYQMVCRDRNRLAMQSDILGAAALGINTMLCLSGDHPSFGDHPQAANVHDIDSIQQIQMVANMRDQGRFQGGAEIDTPPRLFVGAAANPFGDPFELRVLRLGKKVAAGADFIQTQCIYNMERFAEYMRQAVDMGLTEKTKLLAGVTPLKSAGMARYMAKKVPGMDVPDEVVKRIADQPKDKQAEEGIKLLCEQIEQLREMPGVAGIHLMAIEWEHRVPEIVERAGLLPRPQV
- a CDS encoding response regulator transcription factor, whose protein sequence is MADGKYVLVVDDDPDLVESVAMNLEAKGFEVGKAYDGVEGLESVKARRPDVVVLDVMMPRKDGYEVCAQLKSDSAFSGIPVILLTAVGSAVNSTSYTHRDGMTTEADEYIAKPVDLDQLAELVAELA
- a CDS encoding helix-turn-helix transcriptional regulator; this translates as MSPRPSSAPALTAWEILANLGDSLMIVDRDYRVIWCKEPLMETPGSESEAVGHFCYQIFAGRDTPCTRACPVKPMFAQGRPQAVERHMLTSEGREIWREARAYPILDRRGAVAFAARISFDITHRKKRQSRLEDEVLTLERSLEEMNRFQLGELPFQPQGDASLTKRELEVLRLVAQGLSKPSIAKVLGISQNTVKRHVGNIFNKLGVNDRAQAAVWAARQGLV
- a CDS encoding urease accessory protein UreH domain-containing protein codes for the protein MELQVLLGTALSIGFIHTLIGPDHYLPFILIGRARGWSLGKVIHLTFWCGIGHVLSSVVLGVLGVALGVAVGLLEGVETLRGDIASWLLIGFGVAYAAWGLRLGLRSSEHQHPHPHPHEHPHEADPDPGHPHESDHGHGHDPAQVHTHQHQHSHSHLGRHVHLHGDPKTVTPWALFIIFVLGPCEPLIPLLMYPAAQGSWWDLLWVTCAFGVVTVGTMVAVVFLISKGLLHLDLGWMERYVHALAGVIIALSGLSIKLLGL